A DNA window from Sphingomonas changnyeongensis contains the following coding sequences:
- a CDS encoding ATP-binding protein gives MAATDAGAGCAPAPAPAPSGSADDPLEAILDAIADPVLLVGDGRVAAANRAARTLLGEHVVGEDARIAIRHPAAAERLLAGASPADAQPTELVGLGGRDTRWEMQVAMLPDARRLVHLVDRSAGHAAEKMRVDFVANASHELRTPLSAILGYVETLDDEKAGGDVAVRKRFLKIMHDEAQRMQRLVDDLMSLSRIEAEKYRAPDTAIDMAGLIAETHAVLRDQRGERGRDIVTDIDESLPFVAGDRAQLSQVLHNLINNAMKYGRPGTPITVSLARGPGSMIRLSVEDEGEGIAPEHLPRLTERFYRVDSSRSRALGGTGLGLAIVKHIIERHRGRLDIQSTLGRGTTVSALLPPAPLRLSSNGNSTVTGSV, from the coding sequence GTGGCCGCAACAGATGCCGGAGCCGGCTGTGCCCCGGCCCCCGCGCCTGCCCCGTCGGGCAGCGCCGACGATCCGCTGGAGGCCATTCTGGACGCGATTGCCGATCCGGTGCTGCTGGTCGGCGACGGGCGGGTGGCAGCGGCCAACCGCGCGGCGCGGACGCTGCTTGGCGAACATGTGGTGGGCGAGGATGCACGCATCGCCATCCGCCACCCGGCGGCGGCCGAGCGGCTGCTGGCCGGCGCATCGCCCGCCGATGCGCAGCCGACCGAGCTGGTCGGGCTGGGCGGGCGCGACACGCGTTGGGAAATGCAGGTGGCGATGCTCCCCGACGCGCGGCGGCTCGTCCATCTCGTCGACCGCAGCGCCGGCCATGCGGCGGAAAAGATGCGCGTCGATTTCGTCGCCAATGCCAGCCACGAACTGCGCACGCCGCTGTCGGCGATCCTCGGCTATGTCGAGACACTGGACGATGAAAAGGCCGGCGGCGACGTCGCCGTGCGCAAGCGGTTCCTGAAGATCATGCATGACGAGGCGCAGCGGATGCAGCGGCTGGTCGATGATCTGATGTCGCTGTCGCGGATCGAGGCCGAGAAATACCGGGCGCCCGACACCGCGATCGACATGGCCGGCCTGATCGCGGAAACCCATGCCGTGCTGCGCGACCAGCGCGGCGAGCGCGGCCGCGACATCGTGACCGACATTGATGAAAGCCTGCCCTTTGTCGCCGGCGACCGGGCGCAACTGTCGCAGGTGCTGCACAATCTGATCAACAATGCGATGAAATATGGCCGGCCGGGCACGCCGATCACCGTCAGCCTGGCGCGCGGGCCGGGGTCGATGATCCGGCTGAGCGTCGAGGACGAGGGCGAAGGGATCGCGCCCGAACATCTGCCGCGCCTGACCGAGCGCTTCTACCGCGTCGATTCGAGCCGCAGCCGGGCGCTTGGCGGCACCGGCCTTGGCCTTGCCATCGTCAAGCACATCATCGAACGGCATCGCGGGCGGCTCGACATCCAGTCGACACTGGGCAGGGGCACGACGGTCAGCGCGCTGCTGCCGCCCGCGCCGCTGCGGCTGTCATCAAACGGTAACAGCACTGTAACAGGAAGCGTCTGA
- a CDS encoding HAD-IA family hydrolase: MGDIGFDIVGFDLDGTLIDTSATLARAVNHALAAGGRPLIAPDQVRPMIGGGAKLMLERGLALSGGAEEAEFRRLYRLLLDWYGANLADGSVPYPGMVAALDALAARGTRLAVVTNKFESFARTLLTDLGLIDRFDTLIGGDTLGKGNAKPSPAPIHAMIERLGGGRAAFLGDSVYDVAAARAAGVPVIAVSFGFLSGPVEDLGADAVIDGYHELIPVLDRLALAVPAQEPR, from the coding sequence ATTGGCGACATCGGCTTTGATATTGTCGGCTTCGATCTCGACGGCACGCTGATCGACACCAGCGCGACGCTGGCGCGCGCGGTCAACCATGCGCTTGCCGCCGGCGGGCGGCCGCTGATCGCCCCCGATCAGGTCAGGCCGATGATCGGCGGCGGCGCGAAGCTGATGCTGGAACGGGGCCTGGCCCTGAGCGGCGGGGCCGAGGAGGCGGAGTTCCGCCGGCTCTACCGGCTGCTGCTCGACTGGTATGGGGCCAATCTCGCCGACGGGTCGGTGCCCTATCCGGGCATGGTCGCGGCGCTCGACGCGCTGGCGGCGCGCGGGACGAGGCTGGCGGTCGTGACCAACAAATTCGAAAGCTTCGCGCGCACGCTGCTGACCGATCTGGGGCTGATCGACCGGTTCGACACGCTGATCGGCGGCGACACGCTGGGCAAGGGCAATGCCAAGCCCAGCCCCGCCCCCATCCACGCAATGATCGAGCGGCTGGGCGGCGGCCGGGCGGCGTTTCTGGGCGATTCGGTCTATGACGTCGCCGCCGCCCGCGCCGCCGGGGTGCCGGTGATCGCGGTCAGCTTCGGCTTTCTGTCCGGCCCGGTCGAGGATCTGGGCGCGGATGCGGTGATCGACGGCTATCACGAGCTGATCCCCGTGCTCGACCGGCTGGCCCTGGCCGTGCCCGCTCAGGAGCCGCGCTGA
- the glmU gene encoding bifunctional UDP-N-acetylglucosamine diphosphorylase/glucosamine-1-phosphate N-acetyltransferase GlmU, with the protein MKSALHKVLHPLAGRPMLMHLLDSLAALGPARVVTVVGSGRDQLERALAGRDVSLAVQEPQLGTGHAVQQAEAALAGFDGTVLILYGDAPLVSSATMARLAARLDADDRPAVAVLGFRPADPGAYGRIIATPDGRIEKMVEHKDASPAERAVTLCNSGLMAVRAADLFALLARVGNDNAAGEYYLPDIVMLATADGRACAVIETDADEVAGVNSRGELAAMEARWQQARRARAMADGVTLVAPETVWFSHDTQLGRDVVIEPHVVFGTGVEVADGAVIRAFSHLEGASVGPGAEIGPYARLRPGTVLGRGVKIGNFVEVKKARLGDGAKANHLSYLGDAEIGAGANVGAGTITCNYDGFLKHRTQIGAGAFIGSNSALVAPVAIGDGAIVAAGSVVTADVPADALALGRAGQTVKPGWAARFRTMMAARRAS; encoded by the coding sequence ATGAAATCCGCGCTGCACAAGGTGCTCCACCCGCTCGCCGGGCGGCCGATGCTGATGCACCTGCTCGACAGCCTTGCCGCACTCGGCCCGGCGCGGGTGGTGACGGTGGTCGGCAGCGGCCGCGACCAGCTGGAACGGGCGCTGGCAGGGCGCGACGTCAGCCTTGCCGTGCAGGAACCGCAGCTCGGCACCGGCCATGCCGTCCAGCAGGCGGAAGCCGCGCTTGCCGGGTTCGACGGCACGGTGCTGATCCTTTACGGCGACGCGCCGCTGGTTTCGTCCGCAACCATGGCGCGGCTGGCGGCGCGGCTCGACGCCGACGACCGGCCCGCGGTGGCGGTGCTCGGCTTCCGGCCCGCCGATCCGGGGGCCTATGGCCGCATCATCGCGACGCCCGACGGGCGGATCGAAAAGATGGTCGAGCACAAGGATGCCTCGCCCGCCGAACGCGCGGTGACCTTGTGCAATTCGGGGCTGATGGCGGTCCGCGCCGCCGACCTGTTCGCGCTGCTCGCCCGGGTGGGCAACGACAATGCCGCCGGCGAATATTATCTGCCCGACATCGTCATGCTGGCGACCGCCGATGGCCGGGCCTGTGCGGTGATCGAAACCGATGCCGACGAGGTGGCGGGCGTCAACAGCCGGGGCGAACTGGCGGCGATGGAGGCGCGGTGGCAGCAGGCCCGGCGTGCCCGCGCGATGGCCGATGGCGTCACGCTGGTCGCGCCCGAAACGGTATGGTTTTCGCACGACACGCAGCTTGGCCGTGACGTGGTGATCGAACCGCATGTCGTGTTCGGCACCGGGGTCGAGGTGGCCGACGGCGCGGTGATCCGCGCATTCAGCCATCTGGAGGGCGCGTCGGTCGGCCCAGGGGCGGAAATCGGCCCCTATGCGCGGCTGCGCCCCGGCACCGTGCTTGGCCGCGGTGTGAAGATCGGCAATTTCGTCGAGGTGAAAAAGGCGCGGCTGGGCGACGGGGCCAAGGCCAATCACCTGTCCTATCTGGGCGATGCGGAAATCGGCGCGGGGGCCAATGTCGGCGCGGGGACGATCACCTGCAACTATGACGGGTTTCTCAAGCACCGCACGCAGATTGGCGCGGGGGCGTTCATCGGCTCGAACAGCGCGCTCGTCGCCCCGGTCGCGATCGGCGACGGTGCGATCGTCGCCGCCGGATCGGTGGTGACCGCCGATGTGCCCGCAGATGCGCTGGCGCTCGGCCGGGCCGGGCAGACGGTCAAGCCCGGCTGGGCGGCGCGGTTCCGGACGATGATGGCGGCGCGGCGCGCCTCCTGA
- the glmS gene encoding glutamine--fructose-6-phosphate transaminase (isomerizing), whose protein sequence is MCGIIAILGSHDVADRLVDGLRRLEYRGYDSAGVATVHDGRIDRRRAEGKLVNLARKLAGDPLPGLVGIAHTRWATHGAPTEDNAHPHAAGRVTLVHNGIIENFKPLRDELIADGRVFTSQTDTEVVAHLIDRELAAGHDPESAVRRVLPRLHGAFALAVLFQDHPDLLIGARLGSPLVLGHGEGEGEGEIYLGSDALALAPLTQKIAYLDEGDWVVIRRGGATVYDRDNRPVDRPVTLSGITGALIDKGNHRHFMQKEIYEQPVVVAQTLSSYLRPVEEQVALPDLGFDLSRIGRVAIVACGTASYVGAIGKYWIEQLARVPVEVDVASEFRYREPVLGPDMLGLVISQSGETADTLAALRHMKAEGVTVAGIINVPTSSMAREVDLLLPTHAGPEIGVASTKAFTCQLAVMAALAVNLARARGRLNPAEEAEIVRQLAEVPAAMNAALAHDAEIEAMAPTIAGARDVLYLGRGPDYPLALEGALKLKEISYIHAEGYAAGEMKHGPIALIDDQVPVVVIAPSGPLFDKTVSNMQEVRARGGKVVLISDADGLAQAGDGLLASIEMPRVHPLIAPLVYAVPVQLLAYHVAVAKGTDVDQPRNLAKSVTVE, encoded by the coding sequence ATGTGCGGCATCATCGCGATCCTTGGCAGCCATGACGTCGCCGACCGGCTGGTCGACGGGCTGAGGCGGCTTGAATATCGCGGCTATGATTCCGCCGGCGTCGCGACCGTGCATGACGGCCGGATCGACCGCCGCCGCGCCGAGGGCAAGCTGGTCAATCTTGCCCGCAAGCTGGCCGGCGATCCGCTGCCCGGTCTGGTGGGGATCGCGCACACCCGCTGGGCGACGCACGGCGCGCCGACCGAGGACAATGCCCATCCCCATGCCGCCGGGCGCGTCACGCTGGTGCACAACGGGATCATCGAGAATTTCAAGCCGCTGCGCGACGAGCTGATCGCCGATGGCCGCGTGTTCACCAGCCAGACCGATACCGAGGTCGTCGCCCATCTGATCGACCGCGAACTGGCGGCGGGCCATGATCCGGAATCGGCGGTGCGCCGGGTGCTGCCGCGCCTGCACGGCGCGTTCGCGCTCGCCGTGCTGTTCCAGGATCATCCCGATCTGCTGATCGGCGCGCGGCTCGGCTCGCCGCTGGTGCTTGGGCATGGCGAGGGCGAAGGCGAGGGCGAGATCTATCTCGGCTCCGATGCGCTCGCGCTGGCGCCGCTCACTCAGAAGATCGCCTATCTGGACGAAGGCGACTGGGTCGTCATCCGGCGCGGCGGCGCGACGGTCTATGATCGCGACAACCGCCCGGTCGACCGGCCGGTCACGCTGTCGGGCATCACCGGCGCGCTGATCGACAAGGGCAATCACCGCCATTTCATGCAGAAGGAGATTTACGAGCAGCCGGTCGTCGTCGCCCAGACGCTCAGCTCCTATCTGCGCCCGGTCGAGGAACAGGTGGCGCTGCCCGATCTCGGCTTTGATCTCAGCCGTATCGGCCGCGTCGCGATCGTCGCCTGCGGCACCGCCTCCTATGTCGGTGCGATCGGCAAATACTGGATCGAGCAGCTGGCGCGCGTGCCGGTCGAGGTCGATGTCGCCTCGGAGTTCCGCTACCGCGAACCCGTGCTCGGCCCCGACATGCTCGGCCTCGTCATTTCCCAGTCGGGCGAGACGGCGGATACGCTTGCGGCCCTGCGGCACATGAAGGCCGAGGGGGTGACGGTTGCCGGCATCATCAACGTGCCGACCAGCTCGATGGCGCGCGAGGTAGATCTGCTGCTGCCGACCCATGCCGGGCCGGAAATCGGCGTCGCCTCGACCAAGGCGTTCACCTGCCAGCTGGCGGTGATGGCCGCCCTGGCCGTCAACCTCGCCCGCGCGCGGGGCCGGCTGAACCCCGCCGAGGAGGCGGAGATCGTCCGCCAGCTGGCCGAAGTGCCGGCGGCGATGAATGCCGCCCTTGCCCATGATGCCGAGATCGAGGCGATGGCGCCGACGATCGCCGGTGCACGCGACGTGCTTTATCTGGGGCGCGGGCCGGATTATCCGCTGGCGCTGGAAGGGGCGCTGAAGCTCAAGGAAATCAGCTACATCCACGCCGAAGGCTATGCCGCCGGCGAGATGAAGCACGGGCCGATCGCGCTGATTGACGATCAGGTGCCTGTCGTGGTGATCGCGCCGTCGGGGCCGCTGTTCGACAAGACGGTGTCGAACATGCAGGAAGTCCGCGCGCGCGGCGGCAAGGTGGTGCTGATTTCCGACGCCGACGGGCTGGCCCAAGCGGGCGACGGGCTGCTGGCGTCGATCGAAATGCCGCGCGTCCACCCGCTGATCGCCCCGCTCGTCTATGCGGTGCCGGTGCAGCTGCTCGCCTACCATGTCGCAGTCGCCAAGGGCACCGATGTCGACCAGCCGCGCAACCTGGCGAAGAGCGTCACCGTCGAGTGA
- a CDS encoding PEPxxWA-CTERM sorting domain-containing protein: MRFFLALLAAMTVHSAAQAEVVIQRWPAAGFRPADTEFFFDNPSLFSGDSQIGQTYTAEYTGKLLSVDLLLTRGFIPNGPDPEFELSLFDRPGGSRLTKTTFTAPADLGPSFRWVSVDVSSANIFLTTGAKGFIVWNEAGLIPGLGRNQTIDWVGLYGPSESLYAGGKAFKKLSQNPNWERTRKLSVDDFTKNDVDLAFRLHIDTSFAAIPEPATWAMMIGGFGLTGMTLRRRNGTSVRCA; this comes from the coding sequence ATGAGATTTTTTCTGGCTCTTCTCGCCGCAATGACTGTTCACAGCGCGGCTCAAGCGGAGGTCGTTATCCAACGTTGGCCTGCCGCAGGCTTTCGGCCGGCGGATACAGAGTTCTTTTTTGACAATCCGTCCCTTTTTTCGGGCGACTCTCAGATAGGACAGACCTACACTGCGGAATATACTGGCAAGCTGCTGTCAGTCGACCTCCTGCTAACCCGCGGATTTATACCGAACGGCCCCGATCCTGAATTCGAACTAAGTTTGTTTGATCGGCCCGGCGGCTCGCGTCTTACCAAAACGACGTTCACAGCCCCGGCGGACCTGGGCCCGTCTTTTCGTTGGGTTTCGGTCGACGTCAGTAGCGCGAACATATTTCTCACAACGGGAGCGAAGGGCTTCATCGTGTGGAACGAGGCCGGCTTGATCCCAGGCCTGGGTCGCAATCAAACCATCGACTGGGTCGGGCTTTATGGTCCTTCCGAGTCGCTCTATGCTGGTGGAAAAGCCTTTAAGAAGCTGTCCCAAAATCCGAATTGGGAGCGGACTCGAAAATTGTCGGTCGACGATTTTACAAAGAATGACGTCGATCTGGCTTTCCGTCTGCACATCGACACGAGCTTCGCCGCCATTCCGGAACCAGCGACCTGGGCGATGATGATCGGCGGGTTCGGCCTGACAGGCATGACGCTACGTCGCCGGAACGGCACCTCGGTACGCTGCGCCTGA
- the phaR gene encoding polyhydroxyalkanoate synthesis repressor PhaR encodes MAKNPNRAQGVVIIKKYANRRLYNTETSSYITLDHLAQMVREGREFEVRDAKSDEDITHSVLTQIIMDEEQRGQTMLPVSFLRQLIAMYGDSMQAMVPQYLEASMEAFRRNQAQFHKAMQGAFAGGPFAEIARRNMEMFEAAASAFQTRQGQDDAQPGDRKDDDIAALKDQLAALQAKIDRLS; translated from the coding sequence ATGGCCAAGAATCCGAACCGCGCCCAGGGCGTCGTGATCATCAAGAAATACGCGAACCGCCGGCTCTACAATACCGAAACGTCGAGCTACATCACGCTCGACCATCTGGCCCAGATGGTCCGCGAGGGCCGCGAATTCGAGGTTCGCGACGCCAAGAGCGACGAAGACATCACCCACAGCGTCCTGACCCAGATCATCATGGACGAGGAACAGCGCGGCCAGACGATGCTGCCCGTCAGCTTTCTGCGCCAGCTGATCGCCATGTATGGCGACTCAATGCAGGCGATGGTGCCCCAATATCTGGAAGCGTCGATGGAGGCGTTCCGCCGCAACCAGGCGCAGTTCCACAAGGCGATGCAGGGCGCGTTCGCCGGCGGCCCGTTCGCCGAGATCGCGCGCCGCAACATGGAAATGTTCGAAGCCGCCGCCAGCGCCTTCCAGACCCGCCAGGGCCAGGACGACGCGCAGCCGGGCGACCGCAAGGACGACGACATCGCCGCGCTCAAGGACCAGCTGGCCGCACTTCAGGCCAAGATCGACCGGCTGAGCTGA
- a CDS encoding TonB-dependent receptor domain-containing protein, producing MITVTGSRIRRSTAFDTLEPALVISAEYLDSRALTNVADALNELPGFGVGVTPEGGQSGFGVGQNFVNRFGLGSARTLTVVNGRRFVSSNAPTIFGPAAAGLQVDLNVIPSIMVDRIDNLSIGGAPTYGSDAIAGTVNIILREKFQGFEVRALGGITQRGDAERYSFQALAGFNFGADDRGNFMISGSYDKANGLISTERRRFAQGLTARPNPLASSVAAGRTPGNDGRLFNTPFNTGNNDNIPNSVYIRDDRFSVFTGGGLLFPATGAFNLATGAPRGFGAAGTTNLAFNSQGRLFDFNPGTPFGNNNASGGDGFNLNETLPLLSPLERYTATAQLHYEVADNIRFFSEGTFYRADSLELVDQPIYQSNLFGGLSGPLTFSANDPRLHPDDRARLAALGVTDFRLTRASRDIVENNARGRNQLYRIVGGFDGSFEIGGRKFYWEASANYGRSTGTYTQTVLDQQRFSNAINVTTNAQGQIVCNPTPTRNVAPGGVAPIADAACVPLNVFGEGIPSQAALDYVTTRTRTRAVLEQQVYNINVSGSPFSLWAGDVSVVAGFEHRVESGAFRPDAFQIAGRGRAVAILGNQGSFSTREVFGEVLVPLISPQNDIKFFHRLEFEGKIRYVDNTVNGGFTAYTLGGRWEPVRDMQIRGNFTRSLRAPAITELFTPISNIFTAVPDPCDSRNVNGGARPDVRRANCAAFYRQFNLNPASFQSSANDATIPGISGGDPNLDNERSNSWTVGVVLQPRGVPGLRLAADWQQITIRGPIANLTAAQIASGCFDNTNFDTTDVTRANSFCERITRLPNGQIVSDPQTPGIRTGFVNGERIDFRGATAEIGYNFSIDKVGQFDINATLFHLDRLDFNINGIVPDPSVAELGNSRWQGQLNLGYTRGRFGWDIQANFVSAAAINILDVFETRDRIRFDEQILWNTTLSYKLRENSVIRLTVTNLFDIDPPYPLAGAAIGAYDTLGRRAALQLIHKF from the coding sequence GTGATCACGGTCACCGGCTCGCGTATCCGTCGCTCGACCGCATTCGACACGCTCGAGCCGGCGCTCGTCATCAGCGCCGAGTATCTCGACAGCCGCGCGCTGACCAACGTCGCCGACGCGCTCAACGAGTTGCCGGGCTTTGGTGTCGGCGTCACGCCGGAAGGCGGTCAGTCCGGCTTCGGCGTCGGCCAGAACTTCGTCAACCGGTTCGGCCTCGGCTCGGCCCGCACGTTGACGGTGGTGAACGGCCGTCGCTTCGTGTCGTCGAACGCCCCGACCATTTTCGGTCCGGCGGCGGCGGGGCTTCAGGTCGACCTGAACGTCATTCCGTCGATCATGGTGGACCGCATCGACAATCTGAGCATCGGCGGTGCGCCGACCTATGGCTCGGACGCAATCGCGGGCACGGTCAACATCATCCTGCGTGAAAAGTTCCAGGGTTTTGAGGTTCGTGCCCTGGGCGGCATTACCCAGCGCGGTGACGCCGAGCGTTATTCGTTCCAGGCTCTGGCCGGGTTCAACTTCGGCGCCGATGATCGCGGCAACTTCATGATCTCGGGCAGCTATGACAAGGCGAACGGCCTGATCTCGACCGAGCGTCGTCGTTTCGCGCAGGGGCTGACCGCGCGCCCGAACCCGCTGGCATCGTCGGTTGCCGCCGGCCGTACGCCGGGCAATGACGGCCGTCTCTTCAACACGCCGTTCAACACCGGCAACAACGACAATATCCCGAACTCGGTCTACATCCGTGACGACCGGTTCAGCGTGTTCACCGGCGGCGGCCTGCTGTTCCCGGCGACGGGCGCGTTCAACCTTGCGACCGGTGCGCCGCGCGGCTTCGGTGCGGCCGGCACCACCAATCTGGCGTTCAACAGCCAGGGCCGTCTTTTCGACTTCAATCCTGGCACGCCGTTCGGCAACAACAATGCCAGCGGCGGCGATGGTTTCAACCTGAATGAAACCCTGCCGCTGCTCAGCCCGCTCGAGCGTTACACCGCGACCGCGCAGCTGCATTACGAAGTGGCGGACAATATCCGGTTCTTCAGTGAAGGCACCTTCTACCGGGCCGATTCGCTCGAGCTCGTCGACCAGCCGATCTACCAGTCGAACCTGTTCGGCGGTCTGTCGGGCCCGCTGACCTTCTCCGCGAATGACCCGCGCCTGCACCCGGACGATCGGGCGCGGCTGGCGGCGCTGGGCGTCACCGATTTTCGTCTGACCCGTGCGTCGCGCGACATCGTCGAAAACAACGCTCGCGGTCGCAACCAGCTGTACCGCATCGTTGGCGGCTTTGACGGCTCGTTCGAGATCGGCGGTCGTAAGTTCTACTGGGAAGCCTCGGCCAATTATGGCCGCTCGACCGGCACCTACACCCAGACGGTTCTCGATCAGCAGCGTTTCTCGAATGCGATCAACGTGACCACCAACGCGCAGGGCCAGATCGTCTGTAATCCGACGCCGACGCGCAACGTCGCGCCGGGCGGGGTGGCCCCGATCGCCGATGCCGCGTGCGTGCCGCTCAACGTGTTCGGCGAAGGTATCCCGTCGCAGGCCGCGCTTGATTATGTGACGACCCGCACCCGCACGCGCGCCGTGCTCGAACAGCAGGTCTACAACATCAACGTCAGCGGCTCGCCGTTCTCGCTCTGGGCAGGGGATGTCAGCGTCGTCGCCGGCTTCGAGCACCGTGTCGAAAGCGGCGCGTTCCGCCCGGATGCGTTCCAGATCGCCGGTCGCGGCCGCGCGGTGGCGATCCTCGGCAACCAGGGCAGCTTCTCGACCCGGGAAGTGTTCGGCGAAGTGCTGGTGCCGCTGATCTCGCCGCAGAACGACATCAAGTTCTTCCACCGCCTCGAGTTTGAAGGGAAGATCCGCTACGTCGACAATACGGTGAACGGCGGCTTCACCGCCTATACGCTGGGCGGCCGGTGGGAACCGGTTCGCGACATGCAGATCCGCGGGAACTTCACCCGTTCGCTGCGCGCCCCGGCGATCACCGAGCTGTTCACGCCGATCTCGAACATCTTCACGGCGGTTCCGGATCCGTGCGACTCGCGCAACGTCAATGGCGGTGCGCGGCCGGATGTGCGCCGGGCGAACTGTGCGGCCTTCTATCGGCAGTTCAACCTCAACCCGGCGAGCTTCCAGTCGTCGGCGAACGATGCGACCATCCCGGGCATCTCCGGCGGTGATCCCAATCTCGACAATGAACGGTCGAACAGCTGGACGGTCGGCGTCGTGCTGCAGCCGCGCGGTGTGCCGGGCCTTCGCCTGGCTGCTGACTGGCAGCAGATCACGATCCGTGGCCCGATCGCCAATCTGACCGCGGCCCAGATTGCATCCGGGTGCTTCGACAACACCAACTTCGATACGACCGATGTCACCCGGGCGAACAGCTTCTGCGAGCGCATCACCCGTCTGCCCAATGGCCAGATCGTCAGCGATCCGCAGACCCCGGGCATCCGCACAGGCTTCGTCAATGGCGAACGGATCGATTTCCGCGGCGCGACCGCCGAGATCGGCTACAACTTCAGCATCGACAAGGTCGGTCAGTTCGACATCAACGCTACCCTGTTCCATCTCGACCGGCTTGATTTCAACATCAACGGGATCGTGCCGGATCCGAGCGTTGCCGAACTGGGCAACTCGCGCTGGCAGGGCCAGCTGAACCTTGGCTACACCCGTGGCCGGTTCGGCTGGGATATCCAGGCCAACTTCGTCAGCGCGGCGGCGATCAATATTCTCGACGTGTTCGAGACCCGTGATCGTATCCGCTTCGACGAACAGATCCTGTGGAACACCACGCTGTCGTACAAGTTGCGTGAGAACAGCGTCATCCGTCTGACGGTGACCAACCTGTTCGACATCGATCCGCCCTATCCGCTGGCGGGTGCGGCGATCGGTGCCTATGATACGCTGGGTCGGCGCGCGGCGCTCCAGCTGATCCATAAGTTCTGA
- a CDS encoding alanine racemase, protein MAAPLRLRLDGAALVANWRWLRARGGAAACGAAIKADGYGLGARAVMERLAAAGCRDFFVATWAEAAALMPLPAGVALSVLHGIRAEDMALAASVDARPVLNSPEQVQRWRAAGGGACDLMVDTGISRLGLSPADVGAGLLDGIAVDTLMSHLASADEDRASNAAQRAALHDVAPHVAHRRLSLANSAGICLGPDYAFDLTRPGLALYGGVPRGEAAGAIAQVAFPEAQIIQRRLVPAGAGVGYNALWTAPVDSEIAILNLGYADGYPRALTGHGVALAGDRRLPLRGRVSMDLVAVDVTNAPDLREGDWLGLDFALPATAQAAGISQYELLTGLGGRFARIWA, encoded by the coding sequence ATCGCTGCCCCGCTCCGCCTGCGCCTCGACGGCGCTGCCCTTGTCGCCAACTGGCGCTGGCTCCGCGCGCGGGGCGGCGCTGCGGCCTGTGGTGCCGCGATCAAGGCCGATGGCTATGGCCTTGGCGCGCGCGCGGTGATGGAGCGGCTGGCGGCCGCCGGGTGCCGCGATTTCTTCGTCGCAACCTGGGCGGAGGCGGCGGCGCTGATGCCGCTGCCCGCCGGGGTCGCGCTGTCGGTGCTGCACGGGATCAGGGCCGAGGATATGGCGCTGGCGGCCAGCGTCGATGCGCGGCCGGTGCTCAACAGCCCCGAACAGGTGCAGCGCTGGCGCGCCGCCGGGGGCGGGGCATGCGATTTGATGGTCGATACCGGGATCAGCCGGCTGGGCCTGTCGCCGGCTGACGTGGGTGCCGGGCTGCTCGACGGGATCGCGGTCGACACGCTGATGAGCCACCTCGCCTCGGCAGATGAGGACCGGGCGTCGAACGCCGCGCAGCGCGCCGCTCTGCACGATGTCGCGCCGCATGTCGCGCACCGGCGGCTGAGCCTCGCCAACTCGGCCGGCATCTGTCTGGGCCCCGATTATGCGTTCGACCTGACCCGGCCGGGCCTCGCGCTTTATGGCGGCGTGCCGCGCGGCGAGGCGGCGGGTGCGATCGCGCAGGTGGCTTTCCCCGAGGCGCAGATCATCCAGCGCCGCCTTGTCCCTGCGGGGGCAGGCGTCGGCTATAACGCGCTGTGGACCGCCCCGGTCGACAGCGAGATCGCGATCCTCAACCTCGGCTATGCCGATGGCTATCCGCGCGCGCTGACCGGGCATGGCGTGGCGCTGGCCGGAGACCGGCGGCTGCCGTTGCGCGGTCGGGTGTCGATGGATCTGGTCGCGGTCGATGTGACCAACGCCCCCGACCTGCGCGAGGGTGACTGGCTGGGCCTTGATTTCGCCTTGCCCGCGACCGCCCAGGCGGCGGGGATCAGCCAGTATGAGCTGCTGACCGGCCTTGGCGGGCGTTTCGCGCGCATCTGGGCCTGA